In the Argiope bruennichi chromosome 8, qqArgBrue1.1, whole genome shotgun sequence genome, GTGTTCCCGaacataatacaatatttttatgtttccaGAAGTGAATGAGGTGATAAATTTTGTTCAGTATGAGAGATgtcatttaatgataaaattcaaaagacttcgttaaaatacagatcgacagatggttaACCTCTTGatggatttaattccaaatttgatactcTATATTATAGATGCTACTCTTGTTTACTAAATTTTGTCTATTTAGCCCTCTGCGTTTTGTTGTTATCATCTTCACTTACATTTAAGCAGATGTGTTTCTTTGTatggttttcattcaaaatttaatatgaagaccacataccaaatttcatccatttaactcGAAGCAGTTTTGAGCTATGGATCTCAAAGACAAGCAGACacaattccaaatatatattgaTTCAAAGAGACCCGAAAcgtagaaatttgtcaaaatcttggcgttgattttttttttttttttatgatttgtgaTGGAATGAAGATCAATATTATCCTTGTAATGGAAGCAATAGGACGTATGTTttcaggaacatttctttaacaatcaCATTTCACACAAGACAAACACAAAACACGAAGACAAGACAAGGCATTAATGCGCGCACTCCCTAGATCTTCTTGATGCCTCTCATTATAATTgtaatcgcaatgcactatgggatgcgtacctaatcaggcctcgccatctattatccaaaagagaagatggagtaatgcaactgctacatattaaaaatactttctcttttttgTACTTCaaacacaagaaagtaaaaaaaaaatcatttgtatgaTATGACGATTTGGAAGACAATTTGCGGAAGAACAAAAATGATACTAAGCAATGACACTTTATTTTCcccgattttgaagaaaaaacagAACATAATTATCCTTCAtgtactaattaataataattttgcatttgaaaaaaaacactGTACTTgcaattttatctaataaaatctagttaaagtgaaaaataaatgatgcctCATAAATATTgagctgaaaatgaaaaattaattaatttataatgaatttttaatagctattaaattttaagtcgCATTTTTAACTAAGATTGTTTAGAAATTGTTCTATTAAACCATTCTTTCTATGAGGAAATTTAGAAATACAACAGACATAACAGTTATTAATTACAATAACTGAATATGTCatatcatttattgattttttttaacaaaagaatttacCTTCGCCCCATTTAACCCTttcaaagggccatttttttctagtcatattatattaaaatatttttaggcttgaaattagaataagaaaagggattcatttagcttatttattaattatcattaataaataataaattattaatcaaattaattaatttatttatttgattaattaatttggttaattaataattaagtaacaaatcaagacacatccttttgtctgagataaagaactgaagcatgaaagtttctgacttactaaacaaatttgtcagaacttatgccagcctacataatttcatacaaatattgataaatttggtgggaagcatactttccacggccctagaaagggttaaaattcatttctgaaattttactcaTATTTACTGAATAGAACTGAAGTGAAAGTAAGATTCATTTGCATACATGCATCTTCAAATACATTTGCGGCATTCAAATATCCTGCatctttataattcaaaaaataatgacaGTTTCGACGGGTTTCATATTTTTACAAGGCTTCTACAATTCTTAAGAATTTtcctagaattttgaaatatttgatgggagaaaaaaaagttattctctACGAAACTGTTCGAATATTCGACAAATTCGAATATATCGTGTTCGGTTTCTGAAATATAATTGGTTCACCATCGGAATGCAGAACTGAAGGGAGCTTTTcgaaattgaaaagtaaaaaaagaaaagaagaaaaaaaaaagtacagaaaaatttCACTTCATATTTTCGGCTCAGTCGTAAAATATCGTAAAACATCTCTTCGTTTCGCTTCCCATAATTCCTTTCGCGAACATCCGAGTCCTGTTTGTCGTATTCGATTCTGATTTCTCCCGGCGAATGCATTAAGAATACGACTTCTGAAACCGATTGTATTCCGCATTTCCCTCTGACAAAAATGCTACTGTTTctaacaaaaagagaaaaaaaaactgttttgtttttataaagaaatatcgGTTTGTATCAAAACaggatatatatttcattttcgaaaaatattgatttttcttatgTTATTTGAATATTGTTGCAACGTATGAATTAAAACTGTCGTTATATTTGGAAACACTATATAATATGCTACGATTAATGCatttaatcaattataataaataataaccgctgttaatatttacaattatctttatataatatttaatctataTTAAATCGATCGGctatggtttatatatatatatatataatataatatttttaaatctaatttagacttaatttcataatttttattttaatttaatccatattaacttaattctaaaatgttcccttatttcctgatccagttccacctttttctatttatttatttatttaattaaggcTACACTAGTCCTGTAAAACTTCTTTAATCAGCGCTTTGCAACATAGCCATATCTGGCTTTTGCGGCATTAAAATCCAATTAATCAGTACTTTCACGCgttccaagtgaagggataaaaatatgttattctgagcaaattcttttaaaagatacctatatttccctttcctatgtctacacatgtcaaagaatccctatcagaatctcaaagTGTGAAATCacggagaaaaatattttactctcttTCGCTGTCTTTGCTCTTGTGCCGCGCTGTATATTGACGTATTTCGTCGCTTCTTTCTTGTACatattatgcctcccgggatggaataaagcgaagtttaaaaattaaaaagtgtattctCTCTCTTCGACCACGaagctgttaaaaaaatatgtttttacattataatgTGTTTATAgtgtaaaaattctaataatgttAGTCTGGCTATTtgcaaattatcaaaattattcaataagaatcgaatttttaaaattaaatttattatataaaaagttatgcaatccattctttattttttactcgggatgatgtaaaaattatgatGTATTTCATTTGCCAGTATGAGGAAAcgttatatttttacagaaaattgtaCGGTGAGAAGGTCAAAAAGtcacaaaatttcacaaaaaaaacataaaacactGTAAAATACAGCCGAAATGCTCACAAAGGCAGCACTTTCAGAAATCAACAATACATATACGAACAGCaaatagttattaaattcctACAGTGAAGTTAGAGAGCTCGTTCCAAAAGAGATCGTTGTGTGTTTTGTCCTCTAATATTGACAGCTATAGGCTCCTTGATACGCTATAGAAACTTCTAAATGTATCATTGATCGCTTCTCTTCAtagagatattaataaaattcttgtattttccagaactTTCATGTTACTAATAGATACCAGACGAATGCGGGATCATTGTTTTGCCCTTTATTAGGAATATCAGTAATTCTTTCTAGATTACTACGAGACTGACCgtgtaaagaaataatattgcAGATTTGTAACTATATTCTGTTTGAATGTATTTGTAAAGTATTTTGCaagaatttctgtaatattttttttctttatacaaaatttatacataccgattttttttatcagaaacttTTATGTTCGATATGTAGAAGTACGATTACTTTTTTATCTTGATgagatttttgaattatatttcttgaatagtAATTTTTACAGTGCGATATGAACCGCAGACCTGATTCGTCTTCTTCTCTCGTGTGCAGGTAATGGCACTATCGAGTTCAACGAGTTCTGCTTCATGATGTCCAACAAGATGAAGGAGCGCGATAGCGAGAAGGAGCTGAAGGAGGCGTTCCGTGTCTTCGACAAGAACGGCGACGGCTTCATCTCGGCTCCTGAGTTGCGGAACGTCATGACGAACCTCGGAGAGAAGCTCACCGACGAGGAGGTCGAGGATATGATCAAGGAGGCCGATCTGGACGGGGACGGGCTTGTCAACTACGACGGTCAGTACCTCTGCCGCTCCTTTCTTTTAGATTTGAAATTCGAATAAcacatttctgttatttaaatttttaagttcaattaaaaaatcttcGTCCAGATTATCATTCAGAAGTGATTGTAATTATTAGAAtgctaaaaaaatactaaatttttgacATCGCAGGTTGTAAGTATTCAGTACGACTTGAATCAGCATGCGTCCTCTTGAAATTCTCGATCTTTCCAAATTAACTGGAGTATGTCTGTCATTTCTTTTAATGGTGTAGATTCAACTAAAAGTCTTTTTTCAGATTCGAAAACAAATAATCATTGAAAAGTTGTTGTTATTATCAGAATGCTCGGAATATACTCGATATCACAGCTTGTAAGTATTCAGTGCGACCCATCAGCATAGCCGTATACGTCCTTATGAAAGTCTCGATCTTCCCAAATTAACTGGAGTATGTCTGTCATTTCTTTTAATGGTGTAGATtcaactaaaattcttttttcagattcGAAAACAAATAATCATTGAAAAGTTGTTGTTATTATCAGAATGCTCGGAATATACTCGATATCACAGCTTGTAAGTATTCAGTGCGACCCATCAGCATAGCCGTATACGTCCTTATGAAAGTCTCGATCTTCCCAAATTAACTGGAGTATGTCTGTCATTTCTTTTAATGGTGCAGATTCAactaaaagtctttttttttcagattcgaaaacaaataataattgaaaagttgTTGTTATTATCAGAATGCTCGGAATATACTCGATATCACAGCTTGTAAGTATTCAGTGCGACCCATCAGCATAGCCGTATACGTCCTTATGAAAGTCTCGATCTTCCCAAATTAACTGGAGTATGTCTGTCATTTCCTTTAATGGTGCAGATTCAACTAAAAGTCTTTTTTTCAGATTCGAAAAGAAATAATCATTGAAAAGTTGTTGTTATTATCAGAATGCTCGGAATATACTCGATATCACAGCTTGTAAGTATTCAGTGCGACCCATCAGCATAGCCGTATACGTCCTTATGAAAGTCTCGATCTTCCCAAATTAACTGGAGTATGTCTGTCATTTCCTTTAATGGTGCAGATTCAACTAAAAGTCTTTTTTTCAGATTCGAAAAGAAATAATCATTGAAAAGTTGTTGTTATTATCAGAATGCTCGGAATATACTCGATATCACAGCTTGTAAGTATTCAGTGCGACCCATCAGCATAGCCGTATACGTCCTTATGAAAGTCTCGATCTTCCCAAATTAACTGGAGCATGGCCGTCTTCTTTATGTTGAATATGACTCGAATTTTCAGATCGTCCAGATgtgttgataaaattaaaacacaatacaaagaaataataaacctTCATTTTACTAGTTAGAGAAGCACAATAAAATGACTAATATCAATTTGCCAAATCCTTTTGGCCATAGTATACTGTGGGGAACTCGCAACTGGCCTGCGATTCATGCTACACTTTGTTAAGAGTACTCCAGAACTCTCGAATACCCTTGTTAATTGCACGAGATGTTTACAGAAATGACTAATAATTATGACTAGAAAGAGTATGGAATATATACAATAGAAAGTGAATAAATACAACGGCACTTGCTGCTTGgtgttattcaaaacaatattaattgtTAAGAAGCTTTTCATTAAGGAAACTTTTGTCTTTCAAGTGCCAGAGATATTTAAACAGTATATGATTATTAAATACCAGTTAGCTCAGTAAAATGAGATTGCCCCGATGAGAATTTAAACTCTTTAGCACATATGTTCCTGACCTTCTCTTCAACTCTTTATAACTCTAAAGAAACTCTTCATAAA is a window encoding:
- the LOC129981865 gene encoding calmodulin-A-like isoform X1 yields the protein MDDIDAIKAEYGLSDEQIAEFKEAFGLFDHNGDGSIEAAELGVVMRSLGQRPTEAELVNMIRLVDQDGNGTIEFNEFCFMMSNKMKERDSEKELKEAFRVFDKNGDGFISAPELRNVMTNLGEKLTDEEVEDMIKEADLDGDGLVNYDEFVNILTGKQ
- the LOC129981865 gene encoding calmodulin-A-like isoform X2, encoding MAEYGLSDEQIAEFKEAFGLFDHNGDGSIEAAELGVVMRSLGQRPTEAELVNMIRLVDQDGNGTIEFNEFCFMMSNKMKERDSEKELKEAFRVFDKNGDGFISAPELRNVMTNLGEKLTDEEVEDMIKEADLDGDGLVNYDEFVNILTGKQ